The genomic stretch AAAACACATGGTTCGTGTTGCAGAACTGGCAGGTCACTTTGAGCGATCCTTCCTCGGCCAGCTCCTCCAGCTCGCTGCCATCCATCGTTTTCAGCACATTTTCAATGCGCTCGCGGTTGCAGCGGCAGCCCGCGCTGATGGCCGTCTCCTCGTATACCCAGATACCATCCTCATGAAACAGCCTATACAGCATGGTGTTAGGCATCATGTCGGGGTCGAGCATCTCCTGCTCGGTCAGGGAATCCACGAACATGATCGTGCGGTTCCAGTCGTCATCCTCCGCACTGATGGCGGAATCTCCATCCTCCATCGGGTCGGGAAGAATTTCCGGCTTGAAATGCTCCTCATCTGGCAGACGCTGCACCATGATGCCCGCCGCCCGCCAGCGCGCCTTGTCATCATAGCGCGTGCTATGGCCGATCATGGTCTTGATATGAACATTAAACTGGTCGGACTGGTGCATGTAACGCAAACAGCAATCCGTCAGATCATCGCCGGAAAGCTCCACAATGCCCTGATATGGCTGCTTGCCTTGCAAATGGTCCAGCGTGATGCAAAGATAACCCTTGCCGAACACATCCTTCATCGCGCGCTTGATGGAGACATTCTCCTCAAAATACTTCTGCCCCTCTTCGGAAAGCTCGGCATAGCCGCGCAAGGTGCCATCCGCCGTGATATCGGTCACCATCAGCCTCACCGGGCCGTCGCCCTGCACCTGAATGGTGATGATGCCGTCATGCTTCAACGACCGGCTAAGCAGCCCGGTGATAAGCAGTTGCTCGGCCAGCAGGTGCGATACCGGTAATGGGTAATTATGCCGGTGCAGAATATCGTTCACCGCCTCCGAAAGGCGCACAAATCTCCCATGAAGATGGGTTTTGTCGATCAGAAATGGCAGAATCATGTCCTGCCCGATGACCGATGGCGGCGGTTGATTATCGTTGGAAACCATGAGAAAAGTCTAACAGGCCAATATTAATAAATTAGATAGGGTTGTCATGCGATGGAGAATGAGCCGAAAACAGTGAATATGCGAGCACCGAAGCGGAGCGTACACTTTCGTACGTGAGCATCGTAGCGCAGCAAAATCGCTGTTTGCAGGCCATTATACGTCGCATGAGAGCCCTATCTATCCCTGAATGCCCAGGCAGTGCAGCAGCACGGCTTTTTGGACGTGGAGTCGGTTCTCCGCTTCATCGAACACCACAGAGCGATTTCCATCAATCACCCCCGGCGTCACTTCCTCACCCCGATGTGCTGGCAGGCAATGCATGAAAATAGCGTCTTCCGCCGTGTTCATGAGGAATTCATTCACCTGGTAAGGCTTTAGCGCCGCCTTTTTGGCCTGCGCGTCGCCCTTTTCCTCATCTCCCATCGACATCCAGGTGTCGGTCACAATAGCCTGGGTGCCCTTCACCGCCGCCACCGCGTCGGTAAAAAACTGAATGCGCCCGCTGGAGCTGGCTTTCTGGCTCTCGGCCCAGTCCACCACCTTATCCAGCGGCCGGTATGCCGTCGGGCAGGCGATATTCAGGTTAAAGCCAAACAGAATGGCCGCGTGGATGTAGGAAATCAGCACATTATTGCCATCCCCGACCCAGGTCAGCGTCTTGCCGGCAATCGGCCCCTTATGCTCTTCAAATGTCAGTATATCCGCCAGAATCTGGCAGGGATGGCTGTAGGAGGTCAACCCGTTGATAACGGGAACGGAAGCGGAAGACGCCATTTCCAGCAAGGTAAAATGTTCGCGCGCGCGGAACATGATGATATCCACATAACGTGACAAAACCCGCGCCGTATCGGCGATCGACTCCCCACGCCCAAGCTGGGAATTCTGGCAGTCCAGCTCCATCGCATACCCGCCGAGCTGGCGCATGGCCAGGTCGAACGACACACGTGTGCGGGTGGAGTTCTTTTCAAAAATCATGGCGAGCGTCTTGCCTTTAAGCAGCTGCTCGTTACCGCCCGCCTTGAAATCAGCCTTCAGCGAGACGGCCGTCTTGAGGATATTCCGCAACTCATCGCCGGTAAAATCGGCAATATCCACAAAATGCGGCATGATGGCGCTCCTTCTTTAATTGA from bacterium encodes the following:
- a CDS encoding molecular chaperone Hsp33 is translated as MVSNDNQPPPSVIGQDMILPFLIDKTHLHGRFVRLSEAVNDILHRHNYPLPVSHLLAEQLLITGLLSRSLKHDGIITIQVQGDGPVRLMVTDITADGTLRGYAELSEEGQKYFEENVSIKRAMKDVFGKGYLCITLDHLQGKQPYQGIVELSGDDLTDCCLRYMHQSDQFNVHIKTMIGHSTRYDDKARWRAAGIMVQRLPDEEHFKPEILPDPMEDGDSAISAEDDDWNRTIMFVDSLTEQEMLDPDMMPNTMLYRLFHEDGIWVYEETAISAGCRCNRERIENVLKTMDGSELEELAEEGSLKVTCQFCNTNHVFLLNELLGKA
- the argF gene encoding ornithine carbamoyltransferase, whose translation is MPHFVDIADFTGDELRNILKTAVSLKADFKAGGNEQLLKGKTLAMIFEKNSTRTRVSFDLAMRQLGGYAMELDCQNSQLGRGESIADTARVLSRYVDIIMFRAREHFTLLEMASSASVPVINGLTSYSHPCQILADILTFEEHKGPIAGKTLTWVGDGNNVLISYIHAAILFGFNLNIACPTAYRPLDKVVDWAESQKASSSGRIQFFTDAVAAVKGTQAIVTDTWMSMGDEEKGDAQAKKAALKPYQVNEFLMNTAEDAIFMHCLPAHRGEEVTPGVIDGNRSVVFDEAENRLHVQKAVLLHCLGIQG